From the Sebastes fasciatus isolate fSebFas1 chromosome 3, fSebFas1.pri, whole genome shotgun sequence genome, one window contains:
- the rnf38 gene encoding E3 ubiquitin-protein ligase RNF38: MPIAATGQPTTQEPRVCPRLPSTPEPVPKGADLFDEAAAAGAAAESAERTEYGAAEGARGLGGPGGLGGYSYQSQSGARGFLQPGSTTGSPPQSPAASSSFLFHPLHHPHHHHHLLHHQMAMEPPRTRSRSRSGYYQQYGGGNGNGITSSGGVMGSNHHHHHQLHHQHQHHQHHQHHQQQQQQQQQQQQLHPQQLGAGCAPLGAHSSHPESQQQRAPGSNASPGIQRLPSVPGAHRIPAAGASGGSYHCHPDHAYGEESDKSEESPSPKRQRLSSHTVLEQLTSSAPPPSTPSPPIRPWESGPPSRRPPHPHTHYHQERCLTPARHRRSPPARRQRGRLSRPTRHLPPHHYPSTQGPAPRLSPSDHQDENYHHNPHPPTHQTYPTHTPSAYGQPLAAGGGGAALEEPRAFHPPTLSPRLLHPAAHHHHLHHHHQQQHHATQQQQGAMVMDLHEQLQQASVPVSYTVTPVPPHSLAAPLCSGQHLPPTCSSQQQLPACSVVFSTGQHYHPMLQACSMQHLPVPYAFPSLLSSDPQFLLPHPPHLSHHPPHLPTPGQFLPFQAQQPRSPLQRIENEVELLGEQLSVGGGFSYAHHHHHHHHHQPPSTLPPSTPLQFLSHHDPLSQELFTVPYPHFMPRRFTSRRYRSPQAVPPSPYHPSFLPYFLSMLPVPPNVAPTINLELDVDDGEVENYEALLNLAERLGEAKPRGLTKADIEQLPSYRFNSNNHQSEQTLCVVCMCDFESRQLLRVLPCNHEFHAKCVDKWLKANRTCPICRADASEVQRDSE; this comes from the exons ATGCCAATCGCAGCCACTGGACAGCCAACAACCCAGGAGCCCAGAGTCTGCCCCCGGCTGCCCTCCACCCCGGAGCCGGTCCCTAAAGGGGCTGATTTATTCGAcgaggcagcagcagcgggggcGGCGGCGGAGTCGGCGGAGCGAACAGAGTACGGGGCCGCGGAGGGGGCCAGAGGACtaggaggaccaggaggactcggGGGCTATAGTTACCAGAGCCAGAGCGGCGCTAGGGGCTTTCTACAGCCCGGATCCACTACCGGCTCTCCGCCGCAGTCTCCAGCCGcgtcctcctcttttctcttccatCCACTCCACcacccacaccaccaccaccacctcctccaccaccaaaTGGCCATGGAGCCCCCAAGGACTCGATCGCGTTCTCGGTCTGGATATTACCAACAGTACGGTGGTGGGAACGGCAATGGGATTACCAGCAGCGGAGGAGTCATGGGATCtaaccatcaccaccaccaccagctccaccaccagcatcagcaccatcagcaccaccagcaccaccagcagcagcagcagcagcagcagcagcagcagcaactacATCCACAGCAGCTCGGTGCCGGTTGCGCACCACTTGGAGCTCACAGCAGCCACCCGGAGAGCCAGCAGCAGCGAGCCCCAGGAAGTAACGCCTCTCCCGGCATTCAGAGGCTGCCTTCGGTTCCCGGAGCGCACCGCATCCCGGCGGCAG GAGCCTCTGGCGGGTCCTACCACTGCCACCCAGATCATGCATATGGAGAGGAGAGTGATAAG AGTGAGGAAAGCCCCAGTCCAAAGCGCCAGAGGCTGTCCAGTCATACCGTCTTGGAACAGCTAACCTCATCCGCCCCTCCGCCATCCACCCCATCTCCCCCAATCCGCCCCTGGGAGTCAGGACCCCCAAGTCGGAGACCGCCTCACCCCCACACGCACTACCACCAGGAGAGATGCCTCACCCCAGCTCGGCACAGACGCAG CCCGCCAGCAAGGCGTCAGCGCGGCCGTCTCTCCAGGCCCACCCGTCACCTCCCTCCCCATCACTACCCCTCCACCCAAGGCCCCGCGCCTCGCCTGTCGCCATCGGATCACCAGGATGAAAACTACCACCACAACCCCCACCCTCCCACACACCAGACatacccaacacacacacccagcgcCTACGGTCAGCCTCTCGCAGCCGGAGGCGGCGGGGCAGCTTTGGAAGAGCCCCGAGCTTTCCACCCTCCTACCTTGTCGCCACGACTACTGCACCCGGCTGCccaccatcatcaccttcaccatcatcatcagcaaCAGCATCACGCTACGCAACAGCAGCAAGGAGCCATGGTGATGGACTTACATGAACAG CTGCAGCAGGCCAGTGTACCGGTCTCCTACACAGTAACCCCGGTCCCTCCGCATAGTCTCGCAGCACCTCTGTGTAGCGGCCAGCACCTTCCCCCTACCTGTTCCTCCCAACAACAACTCCCCGCCTGCAGTGTGGTCTTCAGCACTGGACAACACTACCACCCG ATGCTACAGGCTTGTTCGATGCAACATTTGCCGGTGCCCTATGCCTTTCCCTCGCTGCTGTCCAGCGACCCTCAGTTCCTGCTTCCTCATCCACCCCACCTCTCTCACCACCCGCCCCACCTCCCCACACCCGGACAGTTCCTGCCTTTCCAGGCGCAACAGCCACGATCG CCCTTACAGAGGATCGAAAATGAGGTTGAGCTTCTGGGAGAGCAGCTTTCagtaggtggaggcttcagctacgcccaccatcaccaccaccaccatcaccaccagccTCCCTCCACCCTACCGCCCTCCACACCACTCCAGTTCCTCTCGCACCACGACCCACTGTCGCAGGAGCTCTTTACAGTG CCCTATCCACACTTTATGCCTCGCCGATTCACAAGCCGGCGTTACCGTTCTCCGCAGGCTGTGCCGCCATCACCGTACCACCCCAGCTTCCTGCCTTACTTCCT GTCTATGCTTCCCGTGCCCCCAAATGTGGCGCCTACTATCAATCTAGAGCTGGATGTGGACGACGGAGAGGTGGAGAACTACGAG GCCCTGTTGAACCTTGCAGAACGCCTCGGGGAGGCCAAGCCCCGTGGTTTGACTAAGGCTGATATAGAACAGCTTCCGTCATACCGGTTCAACTCCAACAACCATCAATCTGAGCAAACACT GTGTGTGGTATGCATGTGTGACTTTGAGTCTCGCCAGCTCCTGAGGGTCTTGCCCTGTAATCACGAGTTCCACGCCAAGTGTGTAGACAAGTGGCTTAAG GCTAACAGAACCTGTCCTATCTGTCGAGCCGATGCCTCTGAGGTCCAACGGGATTCTGAGTGA